The genome window GGCCGCTACCTGAACGACGGTTTCTCCGGCGGCGAAAAGAAGCGCGCAGAAATTTTGCAAATGGCAACCCTCAAGCCGGAGATCGCCATCCTGGATGAAACCGATTCAGGCCTGGATATCGATGCGCTGCGCGTCGTTGCGGAGGGCGTCAACGCTCTTTCCGGACCCGACTTGGGCGTGCTGGTCATCACACATTATCAACGCCTGTTGAATTACATCAAACCGAACTTCGTCCACATCATGCTGGACGGCCGAATCGTTGAATCGGGCGGAGCCGATCTTGCCCTGCATCTTGAAGACCAGGGCTATGACTGGGTGCGCGAGAAGTATGAAGAAGCGGTTGAAGGGGAAGAATCCGCTGTGTAAGCCTTAGTGGTTAAAAACCCAGGAGATTCACATGACTGAAGAAACTAAGACCGACGAAACCATTCTCGAAGAAATTGGGGATTACAAATACGGTTTTCATGACCGCGACGATAACTACGTGTTCAAATCCGAGCGCGGGCTCAGCCGCGAGGTCGTTGAAAATATCTCCCGCATGAAGGGTGAGCCAGAGTGGATGCTTGAGTTCCGTCTCAAGGCGTTTGAGCATTACATGGCGCGTCCCATGCCAAATTGGGGACCCACACTCGATGAGATCGACTTCGACAATATTTTTTATTATGTCAAGCCGACCGAGAAAAGTGAAAAGAATTGGGATGATGTTCCCGATGACATCAAGAATACCTTCGATAAATTGGGCATCCCGGAAGCCGAGCAAAAGTTTTTGGCGGGTGTGGGTGCGCAATATGAATCTGAAATGGTCTATCACTCCATATTGGAACATCTTGAAAAACAGGGTGTCATCTTCCTTTCCATTGAAGACGGCCTTAAGCAATACCCCGACCTGTTCAAGGAATATTTCGGCACGGTCATTCCGATCGAAGACAACAAATTTGCTGCGCTCAATTCCGCGGTCTGGTCCGGTGGTTCCTTCGTGTACATCCCTAAAGGAGTTACAGTGGACCTGCCTCTTCAGGCTTATTTCCGCCTGAACACCGCGAATGTCGGCCAGTTCGAGCGCACCCTCATCATCGTGGATGAAGGCGCTTCGGTGCATTATGTCGAGGGCTGTACTGCCCCGCAATACACCACCAATTCCTTTCACAGCGGCGTGATCGAGATCATCGTCAAGAAGGGCGCGCGCTCCCGTTATTCCACCATTCAGAACTGGTCGACCAATGTCTTCAACCTCGTCACCCAGCGCGCCAAGGTCTTCGCGAATGCCTCCCACGAATGGGTGGACGCGAACCTCGGCTCGAAGCTCACCATGAAATACCCGTCCTGCTACCTGATGGAATCGGGTGCCCACGGGGAAATGCTTTCCATGGCATTTGCAGGACCCGGTCAAACCCAGGACGCCGGTTCAAAGATGATGCATTTTGCACCCAACACCACCAGCAAGATCGTTTCCAAGTCCATCAGCAAGGGCGGCGGCCGCGCATCCTATCGCGGCATGGTCAAGGTTTACAAGGGTTCCAAAGGCGTCAAATCCAATGTGGTGTGCGACGCGCTCCTGCTCGACCCCAAATCCCGCTCCGATACATACCCCACCATCGAGATCGACGAGGACGATGTCACCATCGGTCACGAAGCCTCCGTCAGCAAAGTGGGCGAAGAACAGCTCTTTTACCTCATGTCACGCGGCCTCAGCGAAGAGGAAGCCACCACCATGGTCGTCTCCGGCTTCATCGAGCCGCTGGTCAAGGAACTGCCGATGGAATACGCAGTGGAAATGAACCGCTTGATCCAACTTCAGATGGAAGGATCGATTGGCTGACATGCAGGAAAAACCAAAAGTATCGGTAAGCCGAACCCGACGCGGAGCTGCCGCAAGGGAATTTACTTTCACACAGGCGGATATTCCAGCATCAAGGGATGGTCTCGCCTCTTTCCGCGCTTTCGCCTGGGAGACATTCCAGAAACTTTCCCTCCCCGTGGCCACGGACGAAGCCTGGCGCCGCACAGACTTGCGCTTGCTGCCCGCCGATGATTTTAAACTTCCAAAAGATGGTGCCTTTGAAGATTTACCCGTCGTTCCCGAGGAATTGCTCAAGCCATTGACTGGCGAACAACATGGCGGACAGATCACTTTGCTGCCGGGCGGCTCCAAGATCCAATTGGATAAAGCCCTTGCCAAGAAGGGTGTTGTCTTCACTGATTTCCGTACCGCGGAAAAGGATCATGCCCACCTTCTTGCGAAATTGATCGGTCAGATCGTTAAGCCGCATGACGGCAAGTTCGCCGCTTTGGCTTCAGCGTTATCCGAAAATGGCGTGTTGCTCTACGTTCCGAAAAATGTGCAGGTGGATTATCCCCTTCACTCCGTCCTCTGGGGACCCGGCTCGGATCTCGCACATTTCTCCCACCTCATCGTTTATGTGGAAGACGGCGCTTCGGTGACCTACGTTCATGAAGCCGCATCTCCAAATGAAACAGGTCATGCGATGCACGCCGGTGTTGTGGAAATTTACGTCGGCAGGGATGCGAACCTGCGTTTTGTGGAACTGCAATCCTGGGGACGCCACGTCTGGAACTTCTCGCACGAGCGCGCCCGCGTGGAGCGCGGCGGCAACCTGGACTGGATTTTCGGTGCTGTTGGTTCCCGCCTTACCAAAAATTTCTCCGACCTTGATCTGGCTGGCGAAGGTGCGCAAGGACGTATGTCTGGCTTTTACTTTACCGATGGGACCCAGCACCTCGACCACGATACCCAGCAAAATCACCTTGCTCCGCACTGCACCAGCGACTTATTGTTCAAGGGAGCGCTGAAGGGCAGGAGCCGTTCCGTGTGGCAGGGTATGATCTATGTTGCCCCCGGCGCGCAGAAGACCGATGGCTATCAGGCCAACCGCAACCTCGTCCTCGACGATCAGGCGCGTGCAGACTCGATCCCGGGCCTGGAGATTCTCGCAGACGATGTCCGCTGTACACACGGCGCGACGGTCGGAAAACTGGAGATGGAACCGCTCTTCTATTTGAAGTCGCGCGGCATCCCGCAGCGTGAAGCGGAACAATTGGTTGTGGAAGGTTTCTTCGACCCGATCATGCAGCGCATTCCATTCGAAGGTGTGCGCGAGAGGTTCCAGCAGGCAATTCAGGATAAATTGTCGGCGTAGGCAAATCAGCCCAGGTACGTTGGCAAAACCCCCGCTGGGCTTTGGATGTCAGACCGGCACTCTGACGGATGTTTGAGCAGTTGTCCCGTAAGCAGGAGGCGGAGGGCGTCTCCATCGTTCAAGACAGGATGTGAGTCATGGCAGTAAGATCAAAAGCGAAAACGAAATCAAAATCAAAATCTAGGTCCACACTAAAAGCAAAAGGGAAGAGAACGGTCAAATCAAAGGCGGCGGCAAAGACAAAGCCCGTAAAGAAATCCACCATAAAGACGAAAGTCAAAGTGAAAACCAAGGCAAAACCCATCGTCAAGAAAACTCCCGCGAAGACGAAGGCCAAAGCGAAGGTTCTCAAGAAAGCGCCAGTGAAAAAAATTGTTTCAAAAACAAGGACCAGTTCCAAAATCGTCAGGAAAGCCAAGACGAAGGCTCTGGTGAAGAACAAGCCGCTTTCAAAAGCAGCTGCCCGCGTTGAACCGCATGCAAAACCCATGACGGAAGGCATCTTGGCGAGATTGGCCCCGACTGCGGTTGTAAAGCCTGTTGCGCCGGTTGTTAAGCGGACGGTCTCCCCGCTGGTCGAACGGCGCAGGCCGATCAAGCGCTCCCTGCGCGTGAGTCAGTTTTCCTTCATGAAGGCACCCGGACTCGAACACGCCTTTGAAGTCGGCGACTCGGTTGAAGTATTTTGCGACCACGAAAAAAGCCGCGAACGCGTACGCGGGTGGATCAAGGGCATCGTGGTGCAGGTGGATAATAAAATGGTGGCGGTGCAGTTCCGTTCCAACGTGTACCTCACCGATGGCTGGATGGTCCCTGACCGCATCCTGTGGTATCCGCTGAATTCAGAACATATCCGTCCCGTGCCGGGCAAGAAGCCGGTCATGAAGAAGGATTTCATCCCTGATTATTAATCATGTCCCTTAATGTAGAAGAAATCCGCAAAGATTTTCCAATTCTCGAACGCGAAACCCGCGAGGGTGTTCGCGTCGTGTATTTGGATTCCACCGCCACCTCGCAAAAACCTGTGCAGGTCATCGAGGCGATGAACGATTATTACCGGCGGTCGAATGCGAACATCCATCGCGGTGTGCATACGCTGGCGGAGGAAGCCACGTCCATGTATGAAGGCGCGCGAGAGAAGATCGCGAAGTTCATCAACGCTGCCTCCTCGCGCCAAATCATTTATACGCGCAACACGACCGAGTCGATCAACCTGGTTGCGTATTCATGGGCACGCACGAATTTGAAGGCGGGCGACCTTGTCGT of Anaerolineales bacterium contains these proteins:
- the sufB gene encoding Fe-S cluster assembly protein SufB, whose product is MTEETKTDETILEEIGDYKYGFHDRDDNYVFKSERGLSREVVENISRMKGEPEWMLEFRLKAFEHYMARPMPNWGPTLDEIDFDNIFYYVKPTEKSEKNWDDVPDDIKNTFDKLGIPEAEQKFLAGVGAQYESEMVYHSILEHLEKQGVIFLSIEDGLKQYPDLFKEYFGTVIPIEDNKFAALNSAVWSGGSFVYIPKGVTVDLPLQAYFRLNTANVGQFERTLIIVDEGASVHYVEGCTAPQYTTNSFHSGVIEIIVKKGARSRYSTIQNWSTNVFNLVTQRAKVFANASHEWVDANLGSKLTMKYPSCYLMESGAHGEMLSMAFAGPGQTQDAGSKMMHFAPNTTSKIVSKSISKGGGRASYRGMVKVYKGSKGVKSNVVCDALLLDPKSRSDTYPTIEIDEDDVTIGHEASVSKVGEEQLFYLMSRGLSEEEATTMVVSGFIEPLVKELPMEYAVEMNRLIQLQMEGSIG
- the sufD gene encoding Fe-S cluster assembly protein SufD — its product is MQEKPKVSVSRTRRGAAAREFTFTQADIPASRDGLASFRAFAWETFQKLSLPVATDEAWRRTDLRLLPADDFKLPKDGAFEDLPVVPEELLKPLTGEQHGGQITLLPGGSKIQLDKALAKKGVVFTDFRTAEKDHAHLLAKLIGQIVKPHDGKFAALASALSENGVLLYVPKNVQVDYPLHSVLWGPGSDLAHFSHLIVYVEDGASVTYVHEAASPNETGHAMHAGVVEIYVGRDANLRFVELQSWGRHVWNFSHERARVERGGNLDWIFGAVGSRLTKNFSDLDLAGEGAQGRMSGFYFTDGTQHLDHDTQQNHLAPHCTSDLLFKGALKGRSRSVWQGMIYVAPGAQKTDGYQANRNLVLDDQARADSIPGLEILADDVRCTHGATVGKLEMEPLFYLKSRGIPQREAEQLVVEGFFDPIMQRIPFEGVRERFQQAIQDKLSA